One part of the Glycine soja cultivar W05 chromosome 11, ASM419377v2, whole genome shotgun sequence genome encodes these proteins:
- the LOC114376037 gene encoding eukaryotic translation initiation factor 4B3-like, with protein MAATVSSAWSKPGAWALDSEEHEAELLQQNNDKPLADFPSLAAAAAKPKKKKAQTYSLAEFTAKPDTSFADQDPVVLPTGPRQRTAEELDRTRLGGGFRNYGDRPNRNNSGGGDESSNSRWGSSRVSDEPRRNGFGARDSNRELPPSRADETDNWAASKKPSGGGFERRERDKGGFFDSQSRADESDSWVSNKSFVPSEGRRFSSNGGGERRVVGFGSSGGADSDNWNNKKKSESNIGSSESVGVGGRPKLVLQPRTLSVSNEGDNVGKPKGVNPFGEARPREQVLAEKGQDWKKIDEQLESVKIKETSGGGGDGFGKRGFGSSNGGGGGRAILPESRTERSWRKPQSDDDRPKSAEKVENEPDQKKEVEDEHVEEN; from the exons ATGGCGGCTACTGTGTCTTCTGCGTGGTCAAAGCCCGGCGCGTGGGCTCTCGATTCCGAGGAACACGAAGCCGAACTCCTTCAACAGAACAACGACAAGCCACTCGCCGACTTCCCCTCCCTCGCCGCCGCCGCTGCCAAGCCCAAGAAGAAGAAGGCCCAGACCTACTCCCTCGCCGAATTCACCGCCAAACCCGACACCTCCTTTGCCGACCAAGATCCCGTCGTCCTCCCCACCGGCCCCCGCCAGCGCACCGCCGAGGAGCTCGACCGCACCCGCCTCGGTGGCGGCTTCCGCAACTACGGCGACCGCCCCAACAGGAACAACTCCGGCGGCGGCGACGAGTCTTCCAATTCCCGCTGGGGTTCATCTAGGGTTTCTGACGAGCCCAGGAGAAATGGTTTTGGGGCTAGGGATTCCAATCGGGAGCTTCCCCCTTCGCGCGCTGACGAAACTGATAATTGGGCTGCGTCGAAGAAACCCTCTGGAGGAGGGTTTGAGAGGAGGGAGAGGGACAAAGGAGGGTTTTTCGATTCGCAGTCTCGTGCGGATGAATCTGATAGTTGGGTTTCGAATAAGAGCTTTGTGCCGTCGGAGGGGCGGAGATTCAGCTCCAACGGCGGCGGAGAGAGGAGGGTTGTTGGATTCGGCTCCAGCGGCGGCGCGGATTCCGACAATTGGAACAATAAGAAGAAGAGTGAGTCCAACATTGGTAGCAGCGAGAGTGTTGGTGTTGGTGGGAGGCCGAAGCTTGTGTTGCAACCTCGGACACTGTCGGTGAGCAATGAAGGGGATAATGTGGGGAAGCCTAAAGGGGTTAATCCGTTCGGAGAGGCGAGGCCGAGGGAGCAGGTTTTGGCGGAGAAAGGGCAGGattggaagaagattgatgagCAGCTTGAGAGCGTCAAGATTAAGGAGacaagtggtggtggtggtgatgggtTTGGAAAGAGGGGTTTTGGGTCCTCCaacggtggtggtggaggacgTGCTATTTTGCCTGAAAGTCGCACTGAGAGGAGTTGGAGGAAGCCCCAATCTGATGATGATCGCCCTAAAAG TGCTGAGAAAGTGGAAAATGAACCTGATCAAAAAAAGGAAGTGGAAGATGAACACGTTGAGGAAAATTGA
- the LOC114376224 gene encoding translocase of chloroplast 120, chloroplastic-like isoform X2, whose amino-acid sequence MDYEADGFGANGEGESKRVVGGEGVSEESVAGSDQVKGLETEEVFQEAMEPREQVHDQGSELNLEDTVVDKQYDAETGVALTSALADGNTPDAAQEPDYFKEAVLADADSGKLGGDDVISEQDLEERDGQGSDNVHLDGVDSGVPVDGEIFDESHGVGDDNLESSDGGGGKEESGLNSDREMLVQENGTMVDENSGLVSERAEIDDSEFMTPRENGGMIFENGSTNKVDGVATEPIMESESSEVIPAQGTDAGDLKECGSDTELGDDKIEVKLNASADPSGEIQDDTSEEVHDNSAHMTLEHQDEVTRDMKDDSLGTNMSHEDRNGEEMSTDGIQNTEVRDYGNGHAEAESSPPFLENSSTNLTPSIQEASAAEPKEASNKDDQSQIFDEEHRDHDNTSVVEEPESIQEKIIQQTGTTPSAAEPKEASNKDDQSQIFDEEHRDHDNTSVVEEPESIQEKTIQQTGTTPSAAEPKEASNKDDQSQIFDEEHRDHDNTSVVEEPESIQEKIIQQTGTTQVTGEQHVQPAADISSSSKRSAGTVPTPVRPSSENSPAAGPTPVHPTGLGRAAPLLEPASRVVQQPRANGAVSNTQSQQMEDSSSGEAEEYDETREKLQMIRVKFLRLAHRLGQTPHNVVVAQVLYRLGLAEQLRGRNGGRVGAFSFDRASAMAEQLEAAGQEPLDFSCTIMVLGKTGVGKSATINSIFDEVKFNTSAFHMGTKKVQDVVGTVQGIKVRVIDTPGLLPSWADQRSNEKILHSVKHFIKKTPPDIVLYLDRLDMQSRDFSDMPLLRTITEIFGPSIWFNAIVVLTHAASAPPEGPNGTASSYDWFVTQRSHVVQQAIRQAAGDMRLMNPVSLVENHSACRTNRAGQRVLPNGQVWKPHLLLLSFASKILAEANALLKLQDSPPGKPYVARTRAPPLPFLLSTLLQSRPQLKLPEEQFGDEDSLDDDLGESSESDDENEHDDLPPFKPLTKAQVEELSKAHKKAYFDELEYREKLLMKKQLKEEKKQRKMLKKRAESAKDLPSDHSENVEEESGGAASVPVPMPDLALPASFDSDNPTHRYRYLDSSSNQWLVRPVLETHGWDHDVGYEGLNVERLFVVKEKIPLSFSGQVTKDKKDANVQMEISSSVKHGKGKATSLGFDLQTVGKDLAYTLRSETRFTNFRRNNATAGLSFTLLGDALSSGLKIEDKLVASKRFKLVVSGGAMTGRGDIAYGGSLEAQLRDKDYPLGRFLTTLGLSVMDWHGDLAVGCNVQSQIPVGRHTNLVARANLNNRGAGQISIRLNSSEQLQIALIGLIPLLKKLVGYHQQTQFGQY is encoded by the exons ATGGATTATGAGGCTGATGGTTTTGGTGCCAATGGCGAGGGAGAGAGCAAGAGAGTAGTGGGTGGTGAAGGGGTTTCTGAGGAGAGTGTAGCGGGCTCTGATCAAGTCAAGGGTTTAGAAACAGAGGAGGTTTTTCAGGAGGCAATGGAGCCACGGGAGCAGGTCCATGATCAAGGATCCGAACTCAATTTGGAGGATACGGTAGTTGATAAACAATATGATGCTGAAACCGGTGTTGCATTGACTTCTGCTTTGGCGGATGGAAATACTCCAGATGCCGCGCAGGAGCCCGATTACTTTAAGGAGGCTGTTTTGGCTGATGCTGACTCTGGGAAGCTGGGGGGAGATGATGTAATTTCTGAGCAAGACTTGGAGGAAAGGGATGGGCAGGGAAGTGATAATGTTCATCTGGATGGTGTTGATTCTGGAGTGCCTGTAGATGGAGAAATTTTTGATGAATCCCATGGTGTGGGGGATGATAATCTGGAGAGTAGTGATGGGGGTGGTGGAAAGGAAGAATCTGGGTTAAATTCTGACAGAGAGATGTTAGTTCAGGAGAATGGTACTATGGTGGATGAAAATTCTGGTTTGGTGAGTGAGAGGGCTGAAATCGATGATTCTGAATTCATGACTCCTAGAGAAAATGGTGGTATGATATTTGAGAATGGAAGCACAAACAAGGTCGATGGTGTTGCTACTGAACCTATTATGGAATCTGAATCCAGTGAGGTTATTCCAGCCCAAGGTACTGATGCTGGGGATTTGAAGGAGTGTGGCTCAGATACTGAACTTGGAGATGACAAGATAGAGGTAAAGTTAAATGCTTCAGCTGATCCTTCTGGGGAGATTCAAGATGATACATCTGAAGAAGTACACGACAATTCGGCTCACATGACTTTAGAACATCAAGATGAAGTAACTAGGGATATGAAGGATGATTCTCTGGGCACTAATATGAGTCACGAGGATAGAAATGGTGAAGAAATGAGTACTGATGGCATTCAAAATACTGAAGTAAGAGATTATGGTAATGGCCATGCTGAAGCTGAAAGCTCACCACCCTTTTTGGAAAATTCCTCTACTAATCTGACACCGTCTATTCAGGAGGCTAGTGCAGCTGAACCAAAGGAAGCAAGTAATAAGGATGATCAATCTCAG ATTTTTGATGAAGAGCATAGAGATCATGACAATACTTCTGTGGTTGAGGAGCCTGAAAGCATACAGGAGAAGATTATTCAACAGACAGGAACCACTCCTAGTGCAGCTGAACCAAAGGAAGCAAGTAATAAGGATGATCAATCTCAGATTTTTGATGAAGAGCATAGAGATCATGACAATACTTCTGTTGTTGAGGAGCCTGAAAGCATACAGGAGAAGACTATTCAACAGACAGGAACCACTCCTAGTGCAGCTGAACCAAAGGAAGCAAGTAATAAGGATGATCAATCTCAGATTTTTGATGAAGAGCATAGAGATCATGACAATACTTCTGTGGTTGAGGAGCCTGAAAGCATACAGGAGAAGATTATTCAACAGACAGGAACCACTCAAGTGACTGGAGAGCAACATGTTCAACCTGCAGCAGATATTTCTTCTTCATCTAAAAGGTCTGCTGGTACTGTGCCTACTCCTGTCCGTCCTTCATCTGAAAATTCTCCTGCTGCTGGGCCCACTCCTGTTCATCCAACTGGCCTTGGTCGTGCAGCTCCATTACTGGAACCTGCATCTCGGGTAGTGCAGCAGCCCCGTGCTAATGGTGCCGTGTCTAATACTCAGTCCCAGCAAATGGAGGACTCCTCGAGTGGGGAGGCTGAGGAGTATGATGAGACACGTGAGAAACTTCAGATGATCAGGGTGAAGTTTTTACGGTTGGCTCATAGGCTTGGGCAAACTCCCCATAATGTTGTTGTAGCTCAAGTTTTATATAGATTAGGACTGGCTGAGCAACTCCGAGGAAGGAATGGGGGTCGTGTTGGTGCTTTTAGCTTTGATCGTGCAAGTGCAATGGCTGAGCAGCTTGAAGCAGCAGGTCAGGAGCCACTTGATTTCTCTTGTACAATTATGGTCCTTGGAAAGACAGGAGTTGGTAAAAGTGCTACCATCAATTCTATTTTTGATGAGGTTAAGTTTAATACCAGTGCTTTTCATATGGGAACCAAGAAGGTTCAGGATGTTGTGGGAACAGTGCAGGGCATTAAGGTACGGGTCATTGATACGCCGGGACTTCTACCTTCCTGGGCAGACCAGCGAAGCAATGAGAAGATCCTCCACTCTGTTAAGCACTTTATTAAGAAAACTCCACCTGATATTGTGTTGTATCTTGATAGGTTAGATATGCAGAGCAGGGATTTTAGTGATATGCCACTCTTGCGCACAATAACTGAAATTTTTGGGCCATCCATTTGGTTCAATGCCATTGTGGTTCTGACTCATGCTGCATCTGCTCCTCCTGAAGGCCCTAATGGTACTGCTTCCAGCTATGACTGGTTTGTTACTCAACGTTCTCATGTTGTGCAGCAAGCCATTCGTCAAGCAGCTGGTGACATGCGTCTCATGAATCCTGTATCCTTGGTGGAGAACCATTCTGCTTGCAGAACAAATAGGGCTGGTCAGAGAGTATTGCCAAATGGCCAGGTTTGGAAACCTCATCTGTTACTTCTATCTTTTGCCTCCAAAATTCTGGCTGAAGCAAATGCTCTTCTCAAGTTACAAGATAGTCCACCTGGGAAGCCATATGTAGCTCGAACAAGAGCGCCTCCATTACCTTTTCTTTTGTCAACCCTTCTCCAATCAAGACCGCAGTTAAAGTTGCCAGAGGAGCAGTTTGGTGATGAGGACAGTCTTGATGATGACCTTGGTGAATCATCAGAGTCTGATGATGAAAATGAACATGATGACTTGCCGCCATTTAAACCTTTAACTAAGGCCCAGGTGGAAGAGCTGTCTAAAGCTCATAAGAAAGCATATTTTGATGAGTTAGAGTATAGAGAAAAGCTTTTGATGAAGAAGCAattgaaggaagagaaaaagcaACGAAAAATGTTGAAGAAAAGGGCAGAATCAGCAAAAGATCTGCCAAGTGACCATAGTGAAAATGTGGAAGAAGAAAGTGGCGGTGCAGCTTCTGTCCCTGTTCCCATGCCAGATTTGGCCCTGCCTGCTTCTTTTGATTCTGATAACCCCACTCACCGGTATCGTTATCTTGATTCGTCATCAAATCAGTGGCTTGTAAGACCTGTTTTAGAAACTCATGGATGGGATCATGATGTGGGTTATGAAGGGTTGAATGTAGAAAGATTGTTCGTTGTCAAGGAAAAGATTCCTTTATCTTTCTCCGGTCAGGTTACTAAAGATAAAAAGGATGCTAATGTTCAGATGGAAATATCCAGTTCAGTTAAGCATGGGAAAGGGAAAGCAACTTCATTAGGTTTTGATTTGCAAACTGTGGGGAAGGACTTGGCTTATACATTACGCAGTGAGACAAGATTTACtaattttagaagaaataaTGCAACTGCTGGTCTCTCATTTACTTTACTTGGTGATGCCTTATCATCTGGGTTGAAGATTGAAGACAAATTGGTTGCTAGTAAGCGATTCAAGCTTGTTGTCAGTGGTGGTGCAATGACAGGGCGGGGCGACATTGCTTATGGTGGCAGTTTGGAGGCCCAACTGAGAGATAAGGATTATCCTCTTGGTCGTTTCTTAACTACGCTTGGCCTTTCTGTTATGGATTGGCATGGAGATCTTGCTGTTGGGTGCAATGTGCAATCTCAGATCCCAGTAGGACGACATACAAACCTTGTTGCCCGGGCAAATTTGAATAATCGAGGGGCAGGGCAAATAAGTATTCGATTAAATAGTTCAGAACAGCTTCAAATTGCTTTGATTGGTCTCATCCCTctcctaaagaagctagttgGTTATCATCAACAAACGCAGTTTGGACAATACTGA
- the LOC114376224 gene encoding translocase of chloroplast 120, chloroplastic-like isoform X1, protein MDYEADGFGANGEGESKRVVGGEGVSEESVAGSDQVKGLETEEVFQEAMEPREQVHDQGSELNLEDTVVDKQYDAETGVALTSALADGNTPDAAQEPDYFKEAVLADADSGKLGGDDVISEQDLEERDGQGSDNVHLDGVDSGVPVDGEIFDESHGVGDDNLESSDGGGGKEESGLNSDREMLVQENGTMVDENSGLVSERAEIDDSEFMTPRENGGMIFENGSTNKVDGVATEPIMESESSEVIPAQGTDAGDLKECGSDTELGDDKIEVKLNASADPSGEIQDDTSEEVHDNSAHMTLEHQDEVTRDMKDDSLGTNMSHEDRNGEEMSTDGIQNTEVRDYGNGHAEAESSPPFLENSSTNLTPSIQEASAAEPKEASNKDDQSQIFDEEHRDHDNTSVVEEPESIQEKIIQQTGTTPSAAEPKEASNKDDQSQIFDEEHRDHDNTSVVEEPESIQEKIIQQTGTTPSAAEPKEASNKDDQSQIFDEEHRDHDNTSVVEEPESIQEKTIQQTGTTPSAAEPKEASNKDDQSQIFDEEHRDHDNTSVVEEPESIQEKIIQQTGTTQVTGEQHVQPAADISSSSKRSAGTVPTPVRPSSENSPAAGPTPVHPTGLGRAAPLLEPASRVVQQPRANGAVSNTQSQQMEDSSSGEAEEYDETREKLQMIRVKFLRLAHRLGQTPHNVVVAQVLYRLGLAEQLRGRNGGRVGAFSFDRASAMAEQLEAAGQEPLDFSCTIMVLGKTGVGKSATINSIFDEVKFNTSAFHMGTKKVQDVVGTVQGIKVRVIDTPGLLPSWADQRSNEKILHSVKHFIKKTPPDIVLYLDRLDMQSRDFSDMPLLRTITEIFGPSIWFNAIVVLTHAASAPPEGPNGTASSYDWFVTQRSHVVQQAIRQAAGDMRLMNPVSLVENHSACRTNRAGQRVLPNGQVWKPHLLLLSFASKILAEANALLKLQDSPPGKPYVARTRAPPLPFLLSTLLQSRPQLKLPEEQFGDEDSLDDDLGESSESDDENEHDDLPPFKPLTKAQVEELSKAHKKAYFDELEYREKLLMKKQLKEEKKQRKMLKKRAESAKDLPSDHSENVEEESGGAASVPVPMPDLALPASFDSDNPTHRYRYLDSSSNQWLVRPVLETHGWDHDVGYEGLNVERLFVVKEKIPLSFSGQVTKDKKDANVQMEISSSVKHGKGKATSLGFDLQTVGKDLAYTLRSETRFTNFRRNNATAGLSFTLLGDALSSGLKIEDKLVASKRFKLVVSGGAMTGRGDIAYGGSLEAQLRDKDYPLGRFLTTLGLSVMDWHGDLAVGCNVQSQIPVGRHTNLVARANLNNRGAGQISIRLNSSEQLQIALIGLIPLLKKLVGYHQQTQFGQY, encoded by the coding sequence ATGGATTATGAGGCTGATGGTTTTGGTGCCAATGGCGAGGGAGAGAGCAAGAGAGTAGTGGGTGGTGAAGGGGTTTCTGAGGAGAGTGTAGCGGGCTCTGATCAAGTCAAGGGTTTAGAAACAGAGGAGGTTTTTCAGGAGGCAATGGAGCCACGGGAGCAGGTCCATGATCAAGGATCCGAACTCAATTTGGAGGATACGGTAGTTGATAAACAATATGATGCTGAAACCGGTGTTGCATTGACTTCTGCTTTGGCGGATGGAAATACTCCAGATGCCGCGCAGGAGCCCGATTACTTTAAGGAGGCTGTTTTGGCTGATGCTGACTCTGGGAAGCTGGGGGGAGATGATGTAATTTCTGAGCAAGACTTGGAGGAAAGGGATGGGCAGGGAAGTGATAATGTTCATCTGGATGGTGTTGATTCTGGAGTGCCTGTAGATGGAGAAATTTTTGATGAATCCCATGGTGTGGGGGATGATAATCTGGAGAGTAGTGATGGGGGTGGTGGAAAGGAAGAATCTGGGTTAAATTCTGACAGAGAGATGTTAGTTCAGGAGAATGGTACTATGGTGGATGAAAATTCTGGTTTGGTGAGTGAGAGGGCTGAAATCGATGATTCTGAATTCATGACTCCTAGAGAAAATGGTGGTATGATATTTGAGAATGGAAGCACAAACAAGGTCGATGGTGTTGCTACTGAACCTATTATGGAATCTGAATCCAGTGAGGTTATTCCAGCCCAAGGTACTGATGCTGGGGATTTGAAGGAGTGTGGCTCAGATACTGAACTTGGAGATGACAAGATAGAGGTAAAGTTAAATGCTTCAGCTGATCCTTCTGGGGAGATTCAAGATGATACATCTGAAGAAGTACACGACAATTCGGCTCACATGACTTTAGAACATCAAGATGAAGTAACTAGGGATATGAAGGATGATTCTCTGGGCACTAATATGAGTCACGAGGATAGAAATGGTGAAGAAATGAGTACTGATGGCATTCAAAATACTGAAGTAAGAGATTATGGTAATGGCCATGCTGAAGCTGAAAGCTCACCACCCTTTTTGGAAAATTCCTCTACTAATCTGACACCGTCTATTCAGGAGGCTAGTGCAGCTGAACCAAAGGAAGCAAGTAATAAGGATGATCAATCTCAGATTTTTGATGAAGAGCATAGAGATCATGACAATACTTCTGTGGTTGAGGAGCCTGAAAGCATACAGGAGAAGATTATTCAACAGACAGGCACCACTCCTAGTGCAGCTGAACCAAAGGAAGCAAGTAATAAGGATGATCAATCTCAGATTTTTGATGAAGAGCATAGAGATCATGACAATACTTCTGTGGTTGAGGAGCCTGAAAGCATACAGGAGAAGATTATTCAACAGACAGGAACCACTCCTAGTGCAGCTGAACCAAAGGAAGCAAGTAATAAGGATGATCAATCTCAGATTTTTGATGAAGAGCATAGAGATCATGACAATACTTCTGTTGTTGAGGAGCCTGAAAGCATACAGGAGAAGACTATTCAACAGACAGGAACCACTCCTAGTGCAGCTGAACCAAAGGAAGCAAGTAATAAGGATGATCAATCTCAGATTTTTGATGAAGAGCATAGAGATCATGACAATACTTCTGTGGTTGAGGAGCCTGAAAGCATACAGGAGAAGATTATTCAACAGACAGGAACCACTCAAGTGACTGGAGAGCAACATGTTCAACCTGCAGCAGATATTTCTTCTTCATCTAAAAGGTCTGCTGGTACTGTGCCTACTCCTGTCCGTCCTTCATCTGAAAATTCTCCTGCTGCTGGGCCCACTCCTGTTCATCCAACTGGCCTTGGTCGTGCAGCTCCATTACTGGAACCTGCATCTCGGGTAGTGCAGCAGCCCCGTGCTAATGGTGCCGTGTCTAATACTCAGTCCCAGCAAATGGAGGACTCCTCGAGTGGGGAGGCTGAGGAGTATGATGAGACACGTGAGAAACTTCAGATGATCAGGGTGAAGTTTTTACGGTTGGCTCATAGGCTTGGGCAAACTCCCCATAATGTTGTTGTAGCTCAAGTTTTATATAGATTAGGACTGGCTGAGCAACTCCGAGGAAGGAATGGGGGTCGTGTTGGTGCTTTTAGCTTTGATCGTGCAAGTGCAATGGCTGAGCAGCTTGAAGCAGCAGGTCAGGAGCCACTTGATTTCTCTTGTACAATTATGGTCCTTGGAAAGACAGGAGTTGGTAAAAGTGCTACCATCAATTCTATTTTTGATGAGGTTAAGTTTAATACCAGTGCTTTTCATATGGGAACCAAGAAGGTTCAGGATGTTGTGGGAACAGTGCAGGGCATTAAGGTACGGGTCATTGATACGCCGGGACTTCTACCTTCCTGGGCAGACCAGCGAAGCAATGAGAAGATCCTCCACTCTGTTAAGCACTTTATTAAGAAAACTCCACCTGATATTGTGTTGTATCTTGATAGGTTAGATATGCAGAGCAGGGATTTTAGTGATATGCCACTCTTGCGCACAATAACTGAAATTTTTGGGCCATCCATTTGGTTCAATGCCATTGTGGTTCTGACTCATGCTGCATCTGCTCCTCCTGAAGGCCCTAATGGTACTGCTTCCAGCTATGACTGGTTTGTTACTCAACGTTCTCATGTTGTGCAGCAAGCCATTCGTCAAGCAGCTGGTGACATGCGTCTCATGAATCCTGTATCCTTGGTGGAGAACCATTCTGCTTGCAGAACAAATAGGGCTGGTCAGAGAGTATTGCCAAATGGCCAGGTTTGGAAACCTCATCTGTTACTTCTATCTTTTGCCTCCAAAATTCTGGCTGAAGCAAATGCTCTTCTCAAGTTACAAGATAGTCCACCTGGGAAGCCATATGTAGCTCGAACAAGAGCGCCTCCATTACCTTTTCTTTTGTCAACCCTTCTCCAATCAAGACCGCAGTTAAAGTTGCCAGAGGAGCAGTTTGGTGATGAGGACAGTCTTGATGATGACCTTGGTGAATCATCAGAGTCTGATGATGAAAATGAACATGATGACTTGCCGCCATTTAAACCTTTAACTAAGGCCCAGGTGGAAGAGCTGTCTAAAGCTCATAAGAAAGCATATTTTGATGAGTTAGAGTATAGAGAAAAGCTTTTGATGAAGAAGCAattgaaggaagagaaaaagcaACGAAAAATGTTGAAGAAAAGGGCAGAATCAGCAAAAGATCTGCCAAGTGACCATAGTGAAAATGTGGAAGAAGAAAGTGGCGGTGCAGCTTCTGTCCCTGTTCCCATGCCAGATTTGGCCCTGCCTGCTTCTTTTGATTCTGATAACCCCACTCACCGGTATCGTTATCTTGATTCGTCATCAAATCAGTGGCTTGTAAGACCTGTTTTAGAAACTCATGGATGGGATCATGATGTGGGTTATGAAGGGTTGAATGTAGAAAGATTGTTCGTTGTCAAGGAAAAGATTCCTTTATCTTTCTCCGGTCAGGTTACTAAAGATAAAAAGGATGCTAATGTTCAGATGGAAATATCCAGTTCAGTTAAGCATGGGAAAGGGAAAGCAACTTCATTAGGTTTTGATTTGCAAACTGTGGGGAAGGACTTGGCTTATACATTACGCAGTGAGACAAGATTTACtaattttagaagaaataaTGCAACTGCTGGTCTCTCATTTACTTTACTTGGTGATGCCTTATCATCTGGGTTGAAGATTGAAGACAAATTGGTTGCTAGTAAGCGATTCAAGCTTGTTGTCAGTGGTGGTGCAATGACAGGGCGGGGCGACATTGCTTATGGTGGCAGTTTGGAGGCCCAACTGAGAGATAAGGATTATCCTCTTGGTCGTTTCTTAACTACGCTTGGCCTTTCTGTTATGGATTGGCATGGAGATCTTGCTGTTGGGTGCAATGTGCAATCTCAGATCCCAGTAGGACGACATACAAACCTTGTTGCCCGGGCAAATTTGAATAATCGAGGGGCAGGGCAAATAAGTATTCGATTAAATAGTTCAGAACAGCTTCAAATTGCTTTGATTGGTCTCATCCCTctcctaaagaagctagttgGTTATCATCAACAAACGCAGTTTGGACAATACTGA
- the LOC114377666 gene encoding pentatricopeptide repeat-containing protein At2g21090-like — translation MPMPSPSFHNLCIVKSLLSNPSLPDAVSSLDLLRLKGIRLPSHVLATLLRHCSKTRSYREGKLIHLHLKLTGFKRPPTLLANHLISMYFSCGDFVQARKVFDKMDDRNLYTWNNMLSGYAKLGLLKQARSFFYQMPHKDHVSWNSMVAGYAHKGRFAEALRFYGHLRRLSVGYNEFSFASVLIVSVKLKDFELCRQIHGQVLVIGFSSNVVISSLIVDAYAKCGKLEDARRLFDGMPVRDVRAWTTLVSGYATWGDMKSGAELFSQMPKSNSCSWTSLIRGYARNGMGYEAIGVFRQMIRHQVRPDQFTLSTCLFACATIASLKHGRQIHAFLVLNNIKPNNVVVCAIVNMYSKCGSLETAMQVFNFIGNKQDVVLWNTMILALAHYGYGIEAIMMLYNMLKLGVKPNRATFVGILNACCHSGLVQEGLQLFKSMTGGHGVVPDQEHYTRLANLLGQARSFNKSVKDLQMMDCNPGDHGCNSSMGLCRMHGNIDHETEVAAFLIKLQPESSAAYEFLASTYASLGKWELVEKIRHILDERQGRKGSGY, via the coding sequence ATGCCAATGCCATCTCCCTCATTCCACAACCTCTGCATCGTCAAGTCCCTCCTCTCCAACCCTTCCCTCCCCGACGCCGTTTCTTCTCTTGACCTCTTGCGCCTCAAGGGCATTCGCTTACCCTCTCACGTTCTCGCCACCCTCCTGCGCCACTGCTCCAAAACCAGGTCTTACCGAGAGGGCAAGTTGATTCACCTCCACTTGAAGCTCACCGGTTTCAAACGCCCCCCAACGCTTCTTGCCAACCACTTGATCTCCATGTACTTCAGCTGCGGCGATTTCGTTCAGGCACGCAAGGTGTTCGACAAAATGGACGACAGAAACTTGTACACCTGGAACAATATGCTTTCTGGGTATGCTAAATTGGGCTTGCTGAAGCAAGCTAGGAGCTTCTTCTACCAAATGCCTCACAAGGATCATGTATCTTGGAATTCAATGGTGGCTGGGTATGCACACAAGGGCAGATTTGCTGAGGCTTTGAGATTTTATGGACACTTGAGGAGATTGTCTGTGGGGTATAATGAGTTTAGCTTTGCCAGTGTCTTGATTGTTTCTGTAAAGTTGAAGGATTTTGAACTTTGTAGGCAGATCCATGGGCAGGTTTTAGTTATTGGATTTTCGTCCAATGTAGTTATATCCAGCTTAATTGTTGATGCTTATGCCAAGTGTGGGAAGTTGGAAGACGCGAGGAGATTATTTGATGGCATGCCTGTGAGGGATGTTCGTGCGTGGACGACATTGGTTTCGGGTTATGCCACATGGGGGGACATGAAATCGGGTGCTGAGTTGTTTAGTCAGATGCCTAAAAGCAATTCCTGTTCGTGGACATCTTTGATTAGAGGCTATGCAAGAAATGGTATGGGTTATGAAGCAATTGGGGTGTTTAGACAAATGATCAGGCATCAAGTTAGACCTGATCAATTTACACTCAGTACTTGCCTCTTTGCTTGCGCCACTATTGCTTCACTGAAGCATGGTAGACAAATACATGCTTTTTTGGTGCTGAATAACATCAAACCTAATAATGTTGTCGTTTGTGCTATTGTTAACATGTATTCAAAATGTGGAAGCTTGGAAACTGCCATGCAAGTCTTTAATTTCATTGGAAATAAGCAGGATGTAGTGTTGTGGAACACGATGATATTGGCACTGGCTCACTATGGGTATGGTATAGAAGCAATTATGATGCTATATAATATGCTAAAATTAGGAGTGAAGCCAAATAGGGCCACTTTTGTTGGCATTCTAAATGCTTGTTGTCATTCAGGTCTTGTTCAGGAAGGGCTTCAGTTATTTAAGTCCATGACTGGTGGGCATGGTGTCGTCCCTGACCAAGAACACTATACTCGCTTAGCTAATCTTTTGGGTCAAGCTAGATCTTTTAATAAATCAGTGAAGGATCTGCAGATGATGGATTGTAATCCAGGTGACCATGGTTGTAATTCTTCGATGGGTCTATGTAGAATGCATGGGAATATAGATCATGAGACAGAAGTAGCTGCATTCCTTATTAAATTGCAGCCAGAATCTTCTGCTGCCTACGAATTTCTTGCAAGTACATATGCTTCACTTGGGAAATGGGAATTGGTTGAGAAAATAAGACATATTTTGGATGAGAGACAGGGGAGGAAAGGGTCAGGCTATTAG